The Cellulophaga sp. L1A9 genome window below encodes:
- a CDS encoding transporter — MFYDYLVIGLYFILILAIGVVFSRMASKSTSDYFRGGGRMLWWMVGSTAFMAQFSAVTFTGAAGKAFTDGFAIVAVYIGNTFAFFCGWAYFAQRFRQMRVDTPTQAIKGRFGSQNEQFFSWALIVFSFLNAGVWLNALGVFTSAVFDADISLTIIAIGVTVLFVSVLSGAWGVVASDFMQTLVVAVVSVACSVVALVKVGGPVKMVENFPGGFLVGPNMNYPLILIGTFIFFLPKQIITMMNLHDSFRFLNAKDSFNARKASLLAMVLMGVGTIIWFIPPWAAASLYPDAAAGYSQLGNKAADAVYLVFARNAMPIGTIGLLMAALFAASMSSMDSALNKNAGIFVRSIYQPFLAKRNKQTNDKKLLRISQLVSFISGLGVILAALYFASLKELSLFELMMSVSTMVQLPMMVPLVIGIIVKKTPVWAPWVTIVVGFFVSWFVMNVFTAEVCASIFGIESLTDREIIDMNIILTIAGHVFITSGFFWATSLFYKEAKDKNKQETERFFQDLETPYIADEQQGDFDRQQRRKLGNMVMVMSTGILLMALIPNPFWGRILFAVCALIISGIGFLLKHSAKDKITST, encoded by the coding sequence ATGTTTTACGACTATCTTGTAATTGGCCTCTATTTTATATTAATCCTCGCAATTGGTGTCGTTTTTTCACGAATGGCCAGTAAATCTACCAGTGATTATTTTCGTGGTGGTGGAAGGATGTTATGGTGGATGGTGGGGTCAACAGCTTTTATGGCGCAATTTTCAGCCGTGACTTTCACTGGTGCAGCAGGTAAGGCCTTCACAGACGGTTTTGCTATTGTCGCCGTGTATATTGGCAATACATTTGCTTTCTTTTGCGGATGGGCATATTTTGCTCAAAGATTTAGGCAAATGAGGGTGGATACGCCCACACAGGCAATAAAAGGGAGGTTTGGATCTCAAAATGAACAATTCTTTTCATGGGCATTAATTGTATTCTCATTTTTGAATGCTGGTGTTTGGTTAAACGCTTTAGGTGTATTCACGAGTGCCGTTTTTGATGCAGATATTAGTTTAACTATTATTGCAATTGGTGTTACAGTACTTTTTGTTTCTGTATTATCAGGCGCTTGGGGAGTTGTTGCATCAGACTTTATGCAAACTTTAGTAGTAGCCGTAGTTTCTGTAGCTTGTTCAGTGGTGGCTTTAGTAAAAGTTGGTGGACCTGTTAAAATGGTCGAAAATTTTCCAGGCGGTTTTCTTGTAGGCCCAAATATGAACTACCCTTTAATATTAATCGGAACGTTTATTTTCTTTTTGCCTAAACAGATCATAACCATGATGAATCTTCATGATTCCTTTAGGTTCCTTAATGCAAAAGATTCCTTCAATGCTCGTAAAGCATCCTTATTAGCTATGGTTTTGATGGGAGTTGGAACTATTATTTGGTTCATACCACCATGGGCAGCAGCGAGCCTATACCCTGATGCAGCGGCTGGGTACTCGCAATTAGGCAACAAGGCAGCAGACGCAGTTTATTTAGTGTTTGCACGTAATGCAATGCCTATTGGGACAATTGGATTACTAATGGCCGCACTTTTTGCAGCTTCTATGTCATCTATGGATTCAGCGCTAAATAAAAATGCAGGAATCTTTGTCCGTAGTATTTATCAACCTTTTCTCGCTAAAAGGAATAAGCAAACCAATGACAAGAAGTTGTTGCGAATCAGTCAGCTGGTTAGTTTTATTAGTGGCCTAGGTGTTATTCTTGCTGCGTTATATTTTGCATCGCTTAAAGAACTTAGTCTTTTTGAGCTTATGATGTCTGTCTCTACTATGGTTCAGCTACCAATGATGGTGCCGCTAGTGATTGGAATTATTGTAAAAAAGACTCCGGTTTGGGCACCTTGGGTGACTATTGTAGTTGGTTTTTTTGTTTCTTGGTTTGTTATGAATGTGTTCACTGCAGAAGTTTGCGCATCCATATTTGGTATAGAATCACTTACCGATCGGGAGATTATTGACATGAATATAATTTTAACGATTGCAGGTCATGTATTTATCACTTCTGGTTTTTTCTGGGCAACTTCATTATTTTACAAGGAAGCCAAAGACAAGAATAAACAAGAAACAGAACGTTTTTTCCAAGATTTAGAAACCCCTTATATTGCAGATGAGCAACAAGGAGACTTTGATCGTCAACAAAGAAGAAAGCTAGGGAATATGGTTATGGTTATGAGCACAGGTATTTTATTGATGGCTC